The genomic DNA TAAGCGCATGACGGCTTTTGCCAAACCGGCGCAAACTGGCCAAGGCATCACGGTCGCCGTAGCGTAGGCTGATGGCATCCTCCCCCACGAAACGCGCACATACCTTGACATGCCCGTCAGCCATACGCCGGTAAGCGGCGGCAAATTCCGCGTGGGCCGGTTGCAATGCTACGGGCAAATTGGCGAAATGCGGCCGGAGGCTGCGCCACAGATTGACCAAGGCGCCATGCTCCCAAGACATCAGCCCGCTAAACCCTTCGGATTTCACATTGGGCGGGGTCATCGAGATGCGGATATCGCGTTCATATTCCGCACGCGTGAAACTGCCGGCAAGCTGCATCGCGGCGGCCGAGGCATCCATAAGCGTAGTGGCGGTTTCCAGCTCGGTTTCGGCCCCTTTCAAATCGTTGCACTCCAGACAACCGGCAAAGCGGCGCAGGCATAAAATCATGCCCTGCGTGTGCAAAAAGAATGCCCAGTGGAACTCTCGCCAGATTTCGCGTGCATGGGGTGGGGTCATGATAAACCGTCGATCCCGCAGATGCGCCCCAACAAACGGGCATACGCGGCAAAGCCTTTCGCCTGATGCCCCAGCAAATCGCGGGGCATCCGTGTATCTCTGGCCGCCAGAGCAAAAGCGGCGGCTGACGTTTGCAACAGCCCGACAAGCAAAGCGTGCGCCGGATGTTCGGGGGCAATCCGCCGCACGTTGAAATAGGCGTCAAAATCCTCGACCTCGGAGACTTGTGCAGGGATGCCAACAGAGCCAACCGGCACGGCCTTATACGGTTTACCCGTGGCAAGGCCCTGCAGGATTTCGGCAATACCCGCAGCAGGGTCCTGGCTTTGCAGGACTGTCAGGAAACGGGTCACGGCATCCCGCATGGCCACTCGGTCCTCGGGGGTAAGCGTAATTTCAGTGGGAAGGTTTGTCGGCAACAGAAGATGCAAAGCGCCGCTGCCTTGGTCGGCCGCGATGCTGTCTTCGGCCGCTATTGCCTGAACGACGGTCATTTGCCTGCACCTTTTACAGGGCGCATATCGGTCCAGACCTGTTCGATATGTGCAAGGCAGGCCTCACGAGGGCCGCGATAGCCCTCTTCGCGCCATCCCCATGGCAGCGGGCGAAAGCTTGGCCAAATCGAATGGCGGCCGTCCTCGCTTATGACAACGGCATGTTCGGATTCAACTTTATCGTTCATGTCTGATTTTGCCTTTGGATGGGTCACAGCACACCGGCCCCTTCAAGGCGGTCGATGCTTTGGATGAAGGTCGTGGTAATGAAATCCAGATCCTCGGGGTCATGCGCGGTCGAGAGGAACCCGCCCTTGTCACCCGGGCGCATATGAAGACCGCCAGCCAATGCCATCAGCGATAGCAACGGGCTGGCACCCCCTGTCATGGTGAAAAATGATCCGAAATGCGTAAAGCGTGCCGACAGGCCGCGTTGCTCAAGCCCCGCATTAAGGCGCTCTACCAACCCGCGCGTCGTCTGGTTCAACCCTTGCTGGAGCATGGGCCCCTCACCCTGCAACCGTTTGGCCACAGCCAGTGCCGCAGTCAGCGCAAGCGGGTGGCGACAATAGGTGCCGGCAAAGAGGGTGGTGGGAACCTGCGGGGTGCTGTCATCGCCAAACTGCCATTGCCCGCCGTCGATCCGGTCCATGAAACGCGGTGATCCGGCAATCAGTGACAAGGGCAGGCCGCCGCCCGCGATCTTGCCATAGGTCGCAAGATCGGCCCTGACACCGAAATATTCCTGTGCGCCGCCCTGTGCCACGCGAAACCCTGATATCATCTCATCAAAGATCAACGCCGTGCCGGTCTGGTCGCAAACCCCGCGCAAGCCGAGCAGGAACTCGCGCGGTTGCAGATCAGGTACGCGGCTTTGCACCGGCTCGACCAGAACAGCCGCGAGTGATTTACCTGCCCGCCGCAGGATCTCCAGCGCATGGGGGTTGCCGTATTCCAGCATAATAATGTCACGCGCCTGCGTTCTTGGAATGCCCGCAAACGCCGGCGTGGCACCCGTCAACATCATCCGTTGCAAGAGCGGTTTTAGCATGGCTAACGGCCCACTTTGTGCCCGTGCCAATGCTCCGCGCCGGACATATTCCAGCCGTTGCGACTTGAACAAAGCCGTGTCGGAATGCCCGTGATAGGAATTGGTGAACACCGCGATTTTGCGCCGCCCTGTGGCCGCACGCGCAATGCGGATGGCCGTCATCACCGCCTCGGTGCCGGTGGTGGAAAAGGCAACGCGCTCATGCCCTGTCAGCGCGGCAAACCGCTCGGCTGCCTCACCCGCGATTTCGGATTGCGGGCCGATCTGGATGCCTGCTTGCAACCGCTGTTCCAGCGCCTCGCGGACAAATGCAGGGTTATGCCCGAACAGATTGCAGCCCAGCCCCATCAGAATATCGACATAGCGGTTGCCGTCGATATCCCACAGCGCGCTGCCCTCGGAGCGGTCCGAGACAATCGGGTAATAGGCCTCTTTTAGGGCAGGGGAAAAGGGCATCGACAAGGCCGTTTTGTCGGCCAGATGGGGGCGGCTGTTTTGCGCCATCGCCTTGGAGGCGGGGGTGCGCGCGCAAAAAGAGGCGATAACCTCGGCGGTCAGATCGGTGTGGTTCGGAGCGTTCATTCTGCGGCCGCCAGATCAAGGGCGTCATCGCGCCGCTGACAGATAAAATAGGCCGCCGTGTTTTCGCCCACCTCTTTCGCGCCGGTTATGGTTTCAACACGGGCGTCAAAGCCGCAGCCCTTCAGGCAATGCAAAACCGCATCCAGATCATGGCCATAGACGGCATAATCGGCCCCGCGATGATCCCAATCGGGGTGATCGATGCCGAATTTTGCAAGCGCGGCCAGCTTGAACCGGCGCAGGAACGGACGGTTGAGCAACAACCGCAAAAGCGCGGTGCCGTGTTTTTTGGCGTGATCCGGGCGGCGGTACATATCAACGCGAAACGCGCCGCTTGCGCTGGTGGCATCATAGCGGGGCGTGATCATCCACGCATAGTCAGCGGCGATTTCACCCGCCGCAGGGCGGTTGACCCAATGGCGGACCATCTGTGCGTGGTGGTTGATATCAAAGACGAAAATTCCGCCCTCTTTCAACGAGTTATGCACGGATTTGAAAACCTGCGACAGCTCGTCAATGTTTCGCATGTGGTTCAACGAGGCGCTGGCACAGACCACACCATCGACCTGTTCCGGCAGCTCAAAATCGCGCGCATCGCCTTGCATCAAGGTGGCGACAGGTGCGTTTTCCTTGGCGTAGTTCAGCATTTCTGCCGAGATATCGAGGCCAGTGACCTGAAACCCGCGCCCATAGATCGGGATCAGCATCTGCCCCGTGCCACAGCACAAATCAAGCACACGCCCGCCCACGGGCAGATGCCCAAGGATCATCCGGTCCAGTGCCTCAAGTTTGCTTTTGCAATAGTCGGGGCCAAGCGTGCGGTCATAAAGCCAAGCCCAGTCGTCATAATCTGCCTTGGTCATTGTGATCTCTCCTGCAAAATGGGGTCTGGGGGCGTGTCGGCCTGCAAAATGGCGCGCAGGTAAAGGTGCAGCAGTTCGGGTGAAATCGCAGGCTCGGGCAGAACCGGATCAAGCACCGCGCGCGTGGCGGTGCAGGCATAGGGCCAACGGTCGCCGGTAAACCCTTGTGCGCCCCCCATTGCGGCAATGGGATAAAGCGGATGATCGGGCTCATTGCGGGCGATACCCGCCAGATGTGCTTGCCAGTCTTGGGGGGGAATGCGTTTGACCGGATGGCCCAGGCCTGCGCAGGCCGCAAACAGCAGCTCGGAGGAGACCGGCGCGGAATGAGACAGGTGATATGTCGCGCCACCCCTTTGCGCGGCATTGGCCAGATGCAGGATCGCGCGGGCGACATGATCAACGGGCAAAAGATTGATCAGCGCCTTGCCCCCAGGGGCGACCCCCGAGGCAAGATAGCCACGCATCTGCCGTGTCAGCATGTCACTGGCGTTGAAAGCCCCCGTTTCGCTATGCCCCGCGACCGAACCCAGACGGTAAATCGCAACGGGCAGCCCCCTTGCGCCTGCCTGCATCACCAACTGCTCGGCAACCCATTTGCTTTGGTTATAGCCGCCCTCGGGCGCGCCTAACGTGCTTGCGGCGATGGCCTCATCCACCGGCTTGGGGCCAATGCACAGGGCGCTTAGGGTCGAGATATGATGAAACGGCGCATTCAAGCGGCAGGCAAGGCGCAGCATCTCGCGGGTGCCGCAAACATTCGTGGCCCGCAGGGCGCGATAGGGGCGCATGTGATGCACCTCTGCCCCGCAGTGGAGGATGGCACAGGGCGGCATTCCGTCCAAGGCAGCTTGATCCATCCCGAGATCCGCTTGGGACAGGTCCCCGCGCAACGGGATAATGCGGCTGACATAGCCCGCCACAAGAATCCCATGTGCCTTCAGCGCCTTTTCGATGGCCCGAACATCGCCCGACCGAT from Pseudorhodobacter turbinis includes the following:
- a CDS encoding siderophore biosynthesis protein, which translates into the protein MTPPHAREIWREFHWAFFLHTQGMILCLRRFAGCLECNDLKGAETELETATTLMDASAAAMQLAGSFTRAEYERDIRISMTPPNVKSEGFSGLMSWEHGALVNLWRSLRPHFANLPVALQPAHAEFAAAYRRMADGHVKVCARFVGEDAISLRYGDRDALASLRRFGKSRHALINPEAEPEGTDA
- a CDS encoding MbtH family protein, whose translation is MNDKVESEHAVVISEDGRHSIWPSFRPLPWGWREEGYRGPREACLAHIEQVWTDMRPVKGAGK
- a CDS encoding aminotransferase class III-fold pyridoxal phosphate-dependent enzyme — encoded protein: MNAPNHTDLTAEVIASFCARTPASKAMAQNSRPHLADKTALSMPFSPALKEAYYPIVSDRSEGSALWDIDGNRYVDILMGLGCNLFGHNPAFVREALEQRLQAGIQIGPQSEIAGEAAERFAALTGHERVAFSTTGTEAVMTAIRIARAATGRRKIAVFTNSYHGHSDTALFKSQRLEYVRRGALARAQSGPLAMLKPLLQRMMLTGATPAFAGIPRTQARDIIMLEYGNPHALEILRRAGKSLAAVLVEPVQSRVPDLQPREFLLGLRGVCDQTGTALIFDEMISGFRVAQGGAQEYFGVRADLATYGKIAGGGLPLSLIAGSPRFMDRIDGGQWQFGDDSTPQVPTTLFAGTYCRHPLALTAALAVAKRLQGEGPMLQQGLNQTTRGLVERLNAGLEQRGLSARFTHFGSFFTMTGGASPLLSLMALAGGLHMRPGDKGGFLSTAHDPEDLDFITTTFIQSIDRLEGAGVL
- a CDS encoding class I SAM-dependent DNA methyltransferase — its product is MTKADYDDWAWLYDRTLGPDYCKSKLEALDRMILGHLPVGGRVLDLCCGTGQMLIPIYGRGFQVTGLDISAEMLNYAKENAPVATLMQGDARDFELPEQVDGVVCASASLNHMRNIDELSQVFKSVHNSLKEGGIFVFDINHHAQMVRHWVNRPAAGEIAADYAWMITPRYDATSASGAFRVDMYRRPDHAKKHGTALLRLLLNRPFLRRFKLAALAKFGIDHPDWDHRGADYAVYGHDLDAVLHCLKGCGFDARVETITGAKEVGENTAAYFICQRRDDALDLAAAE